tttttagagATCTTTCTTTAAAATATGCAGTTTACTCACGCGTTATTCTTCCGAGTGCACGCGATCTTGCGCGCTCTCTCTCCCTCGCTCTTTCTCTTCGGCGGCTGCGATTGGTGTGTGAGTGCCGTgagtgttttgtttttgcggcCGCACTTCACTTCGCTTCAGAAATGCGTCGTCGTCGGACGTCGCCGTCGCTGGCCGCCGCCGTCGGTACCGCAATTGTTTAACACAATTATTTTAACGGTTCGCataaaagtgcaaaaagtATAACGCAAACATAAAAAAGAACTAAAAAAATTcgtatttttttgtgttttgttcaAGTGCCAAAAGAAAAAGAGTGCAAACACAGAGTTTGCAGACCTTTGTGCTTTAGTTGAAATTGCAAGAATTTGAGGTTTATCTAAAATTGGCTGGCAGCCGATAAAGAAATAGATATATATCTACCACGACAAAAAACAGTCGAGATTAAATTCCAGATAGCGCAAAAGTGTCTTATTTAAATATGCGCAAGGCGCAAACACTTGTTGTTAGGGGTGATTCTTCTTAAAAAGGTTTCTTGTGCTTAGATTCCCATGACGAGCGAGGAAGTGCAGGAAATGTCTTGacgtgcacacacacatacactggGAAAAACATATGCCCAAAAGATGTAGTAGTTTAATAGGTGGTTATGACCTGAACAAATCGAAAGTTTGCTAGTTCAAAAGGTTCTCTATTAAGAAATCTATATATCTTCTATATTGTAAAATggaattaatttaatattgtaTAACCTTGCCCATTTCGCTAATGGCACCTGCACTTGGAAACGATCATGAGTAGGGAATCTTCCCACCATATGGCCAATGTTCCTTCCttggcatttttatttttgtaactTTTAGGTGGCTTCTTTTGAAgtatcggatcggatcggatcctTCGACCTTTTACATTTTTCTTTCGTCTACCTTCGCAtttccacatccacatccttgTTACGAAGGCTAATAAATCCATTTTGGTCTCCAATTTCAGTTGATTTTACGGCAGGTAATTAGAAGCAGACATTCCCACATTTGTACTGGTGTGATGATGATGCCAATGGAATTAACTTTACGATAGGGTTTCACGAAAATATTACGTACCGGATTGGGTTGCCAGGGGATTATTGTATGACTTAACTTTGCTTATGGGAAAGGTTCTTCCATTCTTCCAGCAGTCTTATCAATAGATTCTTAAGGTTAATTCGAAATACCTGGGATACTACAACACCTACCACTAATTGATATTCTTGTGTCAAAAAAAGATTTTGTAGTTTTATCTGTGATTGAATACCTGACTTTCGTTTATATAACATCTTAAGGGATTGGAATTTAAATCTATTGTATGCcttgaaaatgttttttcctttcatttAAATAGATTTGTTATCAGCTTTTGAAGGTGTCAGTTCCATATTGGCAATATTCTATAATCCTAACTTAGCTAGTTGCCATGATCGTAAAATATGTAACTCCAAGATATAGAACGTGCGTCTTTAAGTTTAACAACTAGTTAATGGGCTTTTATGGTTTGCAGGAAGTTGTGTGGCAAGTGGATAAGTATCTGAATATATAGCCTTGATTCCAGCGACTTTCACTTGGTAGGAATGCTGCAAAGAACAAGAATCCGCATCCGAATGGGAACGAGAACTGAAACTGCGACTCCAACTTGGTATATCGGAGCAGGTTGGAAGCCGGGAAAaccggggggcgtggccggggaCGGGGCCAACTGAAGGGGGTGGGTGGTTCCACCAGTTGGAGTTGCCGCTTGAGTTAAGCTTGTGGTTGGCCTTCACTGACTTTGGCATCGATTGGGTGGGTCTGACCCACTAGAATGCTTCCACCATGCGcatatgtatacatacatatatagtaatAATCTGTTTGCTTTCGATTCTTGGGGTTAATCTTATCGTTCTGCACAGATAAAATAACTTTCGGGTTACGGTTGTGGTTTCGAattgataaaatattttggcCGTTCGCTGCGTTCTTTGTTTTTGGGAACGAAAAGGTTTTTCCAAACAATTTCGATTAGTGCAATCTAAAGCGGGATAGGTCGTACAACTATTTTGGTAGCCCTATGGGTGGGGTTATAATTAGTAATCTTTCTTTCATAATCACTCAATTATTGAATCTTCGCTTCAGGTGCTCACTTCCTGTACATTTGCattaaaagtattttattaaattgggTGTACCCACCTTGGGTtctaaaataatatttccaattTAAAACTGATGAGAACTGAGTGTTGATAATAGTTTACCAAGAAATtagtcgttttttttttaagaaattTAACATGTTTACTTTATGGTTTAGTTTGCAATTTTGCAATACCTGTGAATTGCAATGTTTTGTTTGATCGGTTTTCTCCAAAATAAAAACGATACCTGCTATAAAAGCCGCACCAGTGCCGACAGAAAAACAAAGCATAAATACCAATAAATCGCTGATTGTTGGCCATCAAACAAAACGATTCGAAACAATCGAAATGCACAGTTAAAAGCCGGCTCTGCTTGATTAACTGTTCGTTTATAgtatttgttgttttggcTTTGGATTGCCGTAGTGTCACCGAAGTGgctttaaacaaaaataaaagtaaataaatataaacttGTTGGTTGGTTACAGACGACAGTGAGTGAAAGTGACAGTGAACTCAATTGACCTGAAACGAATACGAAATACGAGCACGTGTTGTGTTTGTCTCTCTCTAGCGCCATCCTGCGCTCTCTGTCCAACATCGCCTGCCTGTCTCTTTCGCTGCGTTATCATTACCATTTTTTGTTAGATAAAATGCGTATAACTGAgatattaaataatgcttgaGTAATGCGGGTTGGTGAAGCTAACTCAAGGGTTTCCAAAGCACAGAGCactcattaaaatatttattacactgagaaaaaagaTAAGTGGGCAAATAACCACAattgatatacatatatatttgtttaattgcCTGTCTTCTCTTTAAATAAATTGCGATGGGTGGTATCTCAAAAGAGAGCACTTTCTTTTCTATTTACCTATTTGTATGTATTTGTAATACATTTTCTCCAAGTGTACGCCCAGCTTTTACTTTTCTCCCCAACTTCCGTACATCCTCTGCATTTTCACGTGCAATTAAGCACAAGTCGCAGCCgtttaaatcaattaaaatccGTGTTACTCAATCACAACTACTCATTCGCCCAAAAATCCTCCCTTCTCCCTCGCCATCGTGGGTTCAGTCAACTTTTTTGGAGTCCGAACCGGTTGGGGATATTACCCCCACCCTCCttcctttttaaatatttttttttcggcaATGGCAATTACGAGCAAACGTTAAAGTTAAAGTTTGTAAGCGGCTTTTGTTGTTTACCATTTGTCCGTTGCTCACTGTATTCAACTCTCTGTTGCTGTCGACGACGCTCCATTTTAGAAATGGCTAGGAAAAAGATGAAAGTTTTTCCCTGCTCAGCTGCAATTAATATTAATACGTAACAAACATAcaaaaaaaacgaagaaacGTCAAAGAAAAAGGGTACATTaagcaaacaatttttaagAGCACACAAAGCGTCACGTTGTAAGTTTCTCAATTTGTCCAGATGTCAACAGGGGGAGGAGTAATGTTATATGAAAATGGTATTATCTGCTTTCAAGGCCCTGACTCACACACTTTTGCATTTGGGGCTAAAACGGGTGGGGTAATCATTTGTTTACCTATCAGCGGAAATGTGAGCCAAGCGCGTGTTTGTGAAATATAATTTGTGATTCAGCTAGGTATTTACACGAGAATTAAGGAAGATTGATACTCCATATATACAGAATCGGGCAATCGGATATAAATGCCAGTTTTCGCACTTAAATAAGCAATGCACATGGTTTATTGTTACAAAAAACAGCAGCTACTTTTTAGCAATACATAAACTCGTAGATATAGTTATTTGTAATTGCTATCATAAGGTTTGATCAGTTCTATGCttatcataataataatcattttaAAGCAGATCACTCATGTTTCTTTTATTCAGAtcttaataaaatacaatagtataatattatttttattatgttaGTTTAGCTGGCTTAGTTTTGAAAATTCCCAATAAGTTCCCGCATCATTATAATGATGTGTTGGCATCAACTTCCGCGGTTCTCAAGCCATTGATCTTGACTAAAGTGTCGCATAATTACCTGGGCAGTAATTAAGCCAGAAGGAAAAAAGGTAAAAGCTGGGAAaagagcaaaagcaaaagttgATGAGCCGTAATATGGTGGAaggtttcgttttttttccCCCCGATCTTCAAAGCACGCATGATGGGTGTTAAAGGTCCAAGCTCTTTTTCTTGCCAGTCTTTCAGTTattttttctgttattttttttgagtAATTATGGCAGGCTTTCTTTGGCCATCAACCTGGAATAGAGTGGCGTTTACGACGGAGCTTGTGTCACTTTTGctggcttttctttttccacGTCCATTGTGAAATATTTTCCCGCGGGCCAGCGACCTCGGCATATGGGAAATACGCTGGGTGACTAGATGACACCCACTCGATCCCATATATCTCACTATCATATCATATCGCAGCGATTGATTATAATTAGAGTGCCTAATGTGATTGGGAAAGCCAAATCGAATGGGGCTGTGGCCATTAGAAAGCGTTGCAATTGACATTAATAGCCTCAAATGGCGGCGACTGCATTTTCACTCGGATTTCCCGACAGCTGTTTTGAGCTTTTCCCCGCCAAGAAACAGCAGCTGTTGTTTTTCCCACCTTTCGTAACTGGAATGACCCACAGCTGCCCTTGTCACCCCCActatgtgcatatgtatgtgaTGGGTGCAAAACAACAGAATACCATAAACAGACGATCTGGATTCAATTATCTGCTAATCATTTGTGCAAATGCCCTTCATGATGCCATATTATTTTGCTTTCTTCGTGTTAATCATTTGCTGATTTAGAGCTGcctgctaaaaaaaaaaggtgcCGCCTCTCTCTCCTTTCACTTGTTTTTTCAGTTTTCTGGGATCTTGAAAGTTCGCGTTTGGGCGAGAAAAAAGTTCGATCGTTTAACTGGTCTCACCTATTTCCTGGTGTTTAGTGTTTGAAACGGAAAGAAATAATACTTAATTAATAACTACGAGCTGAGTTTCGAATAATATTGTGTTGGaaaattcttttctttttttcgtcGTATGTCTTCGTTATGTTGCCCCGGCGTTAACAATAATGTCTTATAAATCAACAATAGTGTGCCACGCCTCCAGACCCGTTGGCCCGCCTCCTTGTGCCTGCACTTGGCCGTAGTTATAtctaattttatattattttttttttgcatacaTTTTTCCACTCTTTTCTGCCGTTTGCTACACTTCATTATGGTGGGGGGTTTTCTTCAGATTTTTGCAGTTTTTTCCCGCCCTTTGCTGCATGGCATGCATAATGACAGCGTGTAATTTGGCCTTTCTTTTCTTCTCCTGCATATTTCCTGCACGTTTGTGGCACTCACATTTATCCCACCCCCCAGACCCCATCTATCCGTAGCCCCACCCCATCATTTCCCCCAACCGATGGAGATTGGGACCTCACGGCATCTCGTGGGTTGTTAAAGGCCTGATTGCGAATTATGGCCAACAGCTCTTTCAGAAatctgaaaactgaaaactcgAAAACTCGAGCGGAAAGCTGGCTGGCAAAGGCACAAAGGAATCGACGACGGGGGCGGTTGCATGTCTGGggaggggggcgtggcagcgtcAGAAAACTTTATATGATCCCATTTTATGCTAATTTACGAGCATTTTTCCcctttcaattaattttttccCAAGGGAGGGGCATCGCTGATTCCATTATAATATGCACATGTATTTATGATATATATGGTCGGGGGTTATTATAATGCCATTTCTATGCAGACAGCGTTTTTATTTTCCGAATCGCGCAGCCAACAAGGGATTTCCTAATTGATAATTCAAATTGGTGCGTGATTCGTAAGCAAAATGGATGCTAAATATAAAACTAGGCATAAATTGGAAAATCAtagttaaataattaattactGTTTCTTTGCAATATGATGATTAAGCTAAAGttactttattttataaaGCACATGCGAATTATCTTTGTATTGCTTGCAGTTATAAAGTGCAAGTAATAAATgattatttaataaacatAATATTATCTTTATGTTTATCTTTATAAAGTCCTAATGAAATTGACCCTTGGCCTTCATTCTGCTACTAATTACTTGATTATTTGTTGAATGAATGATAAATCAATCAATGAACGCTCGgctgaatgaatgaatggatTCACTCTGCACAATGACTACATTCGTTTGAATGGCATGAATGGTAATGAATGAGTTAAGCAGGTGACCTTTAAACGATCGTGCGAATAACTTTTACGTTTGTTTCAAGGGATTTTCGATTCATTTGAATTGGATTTGGAAAGATACGCAAtgctataaataaaatcaaataatcaCACACCCACTTTTTGCTCAGTGTAGAACAAACCAGTGAATTGAGCGAGTTTGTTTTACTTCTGCACTCAACTTGGGTTTTATTTTCGGCTTAAGCAAATATTGGCTCGGCCTGGAAAAATGTTTATGCGAATTTCGGGGTCTAGtctatatgcacatatatgtacatatacataaatgtaaacaaataaatattccgaatgtatctgtatctgcttGTCAGTTGATTTTCTTGTACTAAGGAGACTGCCTTTTGCTGTGTCTAAAATTTCTAGTAGGCAAATAAATCGCATTTGCGAGCGGGGTTGGGTGGATATGGGAGATATATCTTGTCATGCTTCGGCGCGTTGTTGGCGCttcaaaaagcaaaaactgcgagccattgttgttgtcgttgcgAACCGAACGTCGTACTTATTACAGGTGTGTCTCACCATCCATCTCTTTCGCTCCCACGGCATTGAGGCAGTCGAGCTGCTCAGGTGCATAATCAAAGCGAATTTGTGTGCGAAATGGGTTCAACTTGCCGCCATTGCTGCCACTGCCTTTTTGCTGTTGCAACTGTCCGTTGTCAGTTGATTTATCTATATATTAATggatttatatttatatatatatatatatatattatggaAAAATGCCTGAACACGAACACACGATCGTCGTATGTAAAGGGGGAAATAAAATGGTAGCCGTGCAAGCATGAAAATTGCTTGGGAAAATGCCTTTGCTTTCAGCCAAAGAGTCTCAGAATCGAAAAACTAGTTTTTTGTTCAACATAATTGTAAACCCCAATGGAAAAATTGGGTTACATTTTTGTTGAATGTGCAGAATGAAAAACCGGGTTGCAGACATACATACATCTATATAAACctggaatttgtttattttcaatttgataAGTGATAAGTTTGTTTATTATTGCTCGACACAACTTCCATTGACTGATCAGATATATCTGAGATATCTGATTTGCAATTATTTGCTTAGCGTTTGTCAGCAAATCTCAGAATTCATATTCAAATCTCCTTCGCATAGGAGAAGGTACCAATCATATCGTTTTTATGGCGTCTGCCACAATATCTTACTTACAATTTCCAATGTCGCAGACGGGAGTCGAGTTTTGTTTTCGTGTGTGTGCCAAAGATAGCATTTCCGTGTGCCACCGATAAGGCAGCCAATTCACACTGCATTTTGATAGCGTTTTTGATAGGACGGCACTCAACAGTTGCCGCATTGCATCACCGATAAGAGCGTAGACTAAATAGTAACAACAATAGTAATCATCATAATAAGTACAATGGCACAAACGCAGTGACTAAGCTTTGAATCACAGCTAATAAATACCTTTTAAATGCCACACAGCGGTGAAATGTTCCTCGAATCGAAATTAGTCGGCAGTTGCAAGGAAAAGCCAACGAAAAGcgaacaataaaacaaagcgGAGTGAATCAAtcgaaatatatttaacaaaattaacCAATCAGCATATACCAAAGATCGCATTTTGATCATGTTCGACGTACCGCCAAAATGTCCTGCGTTGGCCAACAAGCTGGGCGGTCTCTTCGGGTGGCGACACACCTACAAGGTGGCCGCCAAGCAGGAGGGGATTCCCCATGGGCAGCTACACAAGTCCTACTCCCTCACGCTGCCCAAGCGACCGCCTTCGCCGTCGGCCTACTCGTGTGTGAAGGTAAAGATCGAGCGATATAGTATACTATATTAAGGAATTGCAATGTTTAAGTTCAAAGACTGGAATCAAGATCACTGGGAAAAATCgtcaaaataaacaaaatatcatATTCCTAAGAAGATTATCGAATAATCAAGTACCAATTATTTATCACTAATTATTTTAGTATAAAATagcacaaaaataaataagactatatctaaatatttttaggTAATACAGTATGTTTTGCATATCAAGTATATTGtgaattaatatttaaaaagcaGCAATATTAGATTAGAGatattgtaaatatatttctCTACGTGCCGACAAACACACATGCCAAATTCAATCACAATCTCTTTTGGCATTCCTCCAGTTCGATACCACACTGGTTTGCCCTGCGACCACGCCCACATAGCATTTTCAATCTTTTATGATATATGAGATCGACTCGTTGCCGCATAATTTCCATTGACAAATGACCATAAAGAAGTGTAATCAATGAGGCACAGTGGGGCAAAGGTGGTTAACCTGCTAAGTGAAATCTTGAATAAAAAGGAGTCCAaaaatttttgttaaatttattaatgtaaaaattgattgtttttataaaaatatggatttaaTCATATAATAGAAATGAATAATGTGTTGTTTGTCTTTTGCAAACACCAAGCAAATGCATATTTAACAAATTTCAAATCGATTCATTTCGTCTACATAACCCACTGTTCCCAAACTGCATTTTTAAGGCTCTATTCTACATGCCAAGTGGCGATTCGGTATCTCAAAAATCAGTGCTGCATCTGATAGATACTTAGAATGTCTGAATGCGCGCTCTTTgaccaacaaacaaaaaaaagacaTCGAAGAAACCAGGTGAAgatacaaacaaaaaaaaaaaaaaaaaacaaaggcaaaccgaaaacagaaatcaaggaaaagACGCGAAAAATAGCCGAAATTATTGCGCCAAGTTGACGATTTGTTCGACGTTCCAGTTCTGCAGCTCGTCTCAGTTTGCTGAGCCTCCAACGCTTTTGACTGGTTTTCAGCCATGATgcaattgttttgttttttatgcactagaaaaaaatataacaaaaattcCCAAAATATCTGCAATAACTATATAACTATAATAAACCAGCAAAAGATAAAAATCAATAGCATAAAGATAAACTCAGGTTGAATGAAGCAGTTTAGATTAATTAATCCATAGAGTTCCTGTGAAAATGGAATGTTGATCTAAGATTTGTAAAATTCCCTCCAGTTCTTGCTAGAATTTTCTCCAAGTGAGTCTTGTTGATGTTGGTCggcatttggcatttgttGTGGAATCCATCGGAATGCCAAAAGCAACACCGCCAGCAGCTCCTTGGCTGCTCAGCTCAGCTCGACGAGAAGAGTAGATTGCAATTTGGGGCGCTGGAGGTCGTCGTGGTCTTATTAGGCTTATTAGGCGTCGCTCAGGGAGTTCAAGTTGATGATGAGCCCACGTGAGCGGAGATTTTTGTGGCGATGGAGTGACTCAACACGTAGCGGTTGCTCCATGCGGAAGCACAGATGTGCAGATGGTGCAAATGGGTTGTGAGAAGCGAGTCCGCGAGACGATGCGTCGTCGCCTCCATTGGCCTTTCCAGATTGAAGATTGCAGTTACGAGATTTGGGGgaggatggatggatggatgttGGGAAAGAGTTCCGCGACTTCCACGGCCCCCAGTCTAATGGAAATAACAGATGCAAGAGATGCACGTCTTACTGTTTCGTTGCTGGGGAGATACAGTGCACACTCCATAATGTgaactaataaaatatattttaatttgctcagcaataataataaactcAAAAAtcattgaattttttttatcttttccACTTGCAGCCCGATTCCTGGGTGACCGTTACGCATCTGCAGACACAGTCGGGCATCCTCGATCCGGATGATTGTGTCCGCGACGTGGCCGACGATCGGGAGCAGATATTGGCGCACTTTGATGACCCAGGACCGGATCCGGGAGTTCCGCAAGGAGGCGGCGATGGAGCTTCGGGCAGTTCATCCGTTGGCACCGGTTCGCCGGATATCTTTCGCGATCCCACCAACACGGAGGCGCCCACCTGTCCGCGGGATCTATCCACGCCACACATCGAGGTCACCAGCACCACATCGGGACCGATGGCTGGACTCGGAGTTGGACTGATGGTGCGTCGCAGCAGTGATCCCAATCTGCTGGCCTCCCTGAAGGCGGAGGGCAGTAACAAACGCTGGTCGGCGGCGGCTCCCCATTACGCTGGCGGGGATTCGCCGGAGCGCCTGTTTCTTGACAAGGCCGGTGGCCAGTTATCGCCACAGTGGGAGGAGGACGACGATCCCAGTCATCAGCTAAAGGAACAGCTGCTACATCAACAGCAGCCCCATGCTGCTAATGGAGGCTCCTCCTCCGGTAACCATCAGCCGTTTGCCCGATCCGGTCGCCTGTCAATGCAGTTTCTGGGCGATGGCAATGGCTACAAGTGGATGGAGGCAGCCGAGAAACTACAGAATCAGCCGCCAGCCCAGCAGACATATCAGCAGGGTGGTCATCATGCTGGTCACGGTCAAAACGGTGCCTACTCCAGCAAGTCCTTGCCCCGGGAGAGCAAGCGAAAGGAGCCCTTGGGACAGGCATATGAATCCATCAGGGAGAAGGATGGTGAAATGCTGCTGATCATCAACGAGTACGGTAGTCCGCTGGGACTCACTGCTCTGCCGGACAAGGAGCATGGCGGTGGCCTGCTGGTGCAACATGTGGAGCCGGGCAGCCGAGCCGAAAGAGGACGACTGCGTCGTGATGATCGCATCTTGGAGATCAATGGCATTAAGCTAATAGGACTCACCGAATCACAGGTTCAGGAGCAACTGCGACGGGCTTTGGAGAGCTCGGAGTTGAGAGTTCGAGTGCTGCGCGGTGATCGCAATCGCCGCCAACAGCGTGACTCCAAGGTGGCCGAGATGGTGGAGGTGGCCACGGTTTCACCCACCCGCAAACCACATGCTGCGCCGGTGGGCACCTCGCTGCAAGTGGCAAATACCCGTAAACTGGGCAGGAAAATCGAAATTATGCTCAAGAAGGGACCCAACGGTCTGGGATTTTCGGTCACAACACGCGATAATCCCGCCGGTGGCCACTGTCCCATCTACATCAAGAATATCCTGCCACGAGGTGCGGCCATCGAGGATGGACGCCTGAAGCCCGGTGATCGTTTGCTCGAGGTGGATGGCACTCCAATGACAGGTAAAACGCAAACAGATGTGGTGGCAATCTTGAGGGGCATGCCAGCGGGAGCAACCGTAAGGATTGTGGTCTCCCGCCAGCAGGAGTTGGCGGAGCAGTCTGACCAGCCGGCTGAGAAAAGTGCTGGCGTGGCGGTGGCACCTTCAGTTGCTCCACCAcctgttcctgctgctgcagctccagcGCCTCCCATTCCGGTCCAGAAATCCAGCAGCGCACGATCTCTGTTCACTCATCAGCAGCAATCGCAGCTAAATGAATCTCAGCACTTTATTGATGCGGGCAGCGAGTCGGCGGCTTCAAATGTAAGTTTAATCACAATCTTTGCAGGATTTGGTACTATGCtaatttgttttattcttAAACCCACAGGACAGCCTGCcacccagcagcaacagttggCACTCCCGCGAGGAGCTGACCCTGCACATTCCCGTACACGACACCGAAAAGGCCGGACTGGGGGTCAGTGTGAAGGGCAAGACGTGCTCGAATCTGAACGCTTCCGGATCGAGTGCCTCCAGCGGCAGCAATGGACTGATGAAGCACGACGGTGACTTGGGTATATTCGTGAAGAATGTGATTCATGGCGGGGCTGCATCCCGCGATGGTCGCTTGCGGATGAATGATCAACTGCTGAGCGTGAATGGAGTATCGCTGCGCGGGCAAAACAATGCCGAGGCCATGGAGACACTACGTCGGGCAATGGTGAACACGCCCGGCAAACATCCGGGCACCATAACCCTGCTGGTAGGCCGCAAGATCTTGCGATCGGCCAGTTCCAGTGACATTCTGGACCACAGTCATAGCCATAGCAATAGTAGCGGCGGCAGCAATTCAAATGGTAGCGGtaataacaacaatagcaGCTCAAATGCCAGCGATAATTCTGGAGCCACGGTCATATATTTGAGCCCGGAGAAGAGGGAGCAGCGCTGCAATGGCGGCGGAGGTGGTGGCAGTGCTGGCAATGAGATGAATAGGTGGGTATATTACTCGACATATGTAGTACAACTTAGTACAACTAAGCGTATTCTCTTACAGATGGAGCAATCCCGTTTTGGATCGCCTAACCGGTGGCATTTGCTCCTCGAACTCAGCGCAGCCATCCTCTCAGCAGtctcaccagcagcagcagcagtcgcatccttcgcagcagcaacagcagcagcgtcGACTGCCAGCAGCGCCCGTTTGCAGCAGTGCAGCTCTCAGAAACGAGAGCTACTACATGGCCACCAATGACAACTGGTCGCCGGCGCAGCTGCACTTAATGACTGCTCATGGCAACACGGCGCTGCTTATCGAGGACGATGCCGAGCCGATGTCTCCGTGAGTCTGATAACTAGATATCTCTCAAAGGCACCTTTTAACTCACTATATTCATTATTTCTTTCAGAACACTACCGGCACGTCCGCATGATGGGCAGCACTGCAACTCGAGCAGTACTAATCCATCGCAGAACTTGGCCGTCGGCAATCAGGGGCCACCCATAAATACCGTGCCTGGCACTCCGTCGACATCCAGCAACTTTGATGCCACCTACTCCTCGCAACTGAGCTTGGAGACAAACTCGGGCGTGGAGCATTTCTCGCGCGATGCTTTGGGACGACGCAGCATCTCTGAGAAGCACCATGCGGCGCTCGATGCCCGCGAAACTGGCACCTATCAGCGGAATAAGAAGTTACGCGAGGAGCGCGAACGCGAGCGTCGCATTCAGCTGACGAAATCCGCTGTGTATGGTGGTTCCATTGAATCCCTTACGGCTCGCATAGCCAGTGCCAATGCCCAGTTTTCGGGATATAAACATGCCAAGACCGCATCCAGCATCGAGCAAAGAGAGACGCAGCAGCAATTGGCCGCTGCCGAGGCGGAGGCCAGGGATCAGCTGGGCGATCTGGGTCCATCGTTGGGCATGAAGAAGTCTTCGTCGTTAGAGTCGCTCCAGACGATGGTGCAGGAGCTGCAGATGTCGGATGAGCCGCGTGGTCATCAGGCGTTGCGTGCAccgcgtgggcgtggcagggagGACAGTCTGCGGGCGGCGGTGGTCAGCGAACCGGATGCGAGCAGTAAGTTTTTGGATAATATACAGATATTTCTGGAATTGTGAATAATTTGTATGCGCTTATCTTTTTAGAGCCCCGCAAGACTTGGCTTTTGGAGGATGGCGATCACGAGGGTGGTTTTGCCTCGCAGCGCAATGGACCGTTCCA
The Drosophila mauritiana strain mau12 chromosome X, ASM438214v1, whole genome shotgun sequence DNA segment above includes these coding regions:
- the LOC117148742 gene encoding partitioning defective 3 homolog isoform X1, with amino-acid sequence MFDVPPKCPALANKLGGLFGWRHTYKVAAKQEGIPHGQLHKSYSLTLPKRPPSPSAYSCVKPDSWVTVTHLQTQSGILDPDDCVRDVADDREQILAHFDDPGPDPGVPQGGGDGASGSSSVGTGSPDIFRDPTNTEAPTCPRDLSTPHIEVTSTTSGPMAGLGVGLMVRRSSDPNLLASLKAEGSNKRWSAAAPHYAGGDSPERLFLDKAGGQLSPQWEEDDDPSHQLKEQLLHQQQPHAANGGSSSGNHQPFARSGRLSMQFLGDGNGYKWMEAAEKLQNQPPAQQTYQQGGHHAGHGQNGAYSSKSLPRESKRKEPLGQAYESIREKDGEMLLIINEYGSPLGLTALPDKEHGGGLLVQHVEPGSRAERGRLRRDDRILEINGIKLIGLTESQVQEQLRRALESSELRVRVLRGDRNRRQQRDSKVAEMVEVATVSPTRKPHAAPVGTSLQVANTRKLGRKIEIMLKKGPNGLGFSVTTRDNPAGGHCPIYIKNILPRGAAIEDGRLKPGDRLLEVDGTPMTGKTQTDVVAILRGMPAGATVRIVVSRQQELAEQSDQPAEKSAGVAVAPSVAPPPVPAAAAPAPPIPVQKSSSARSLFTHQQQSQLNESQHFIDAGSESAASNDSLPPSSNSWHSREELTLHIPVHDTEKAGLGVSVKGKTCSNLNASGSSASSGSNGLMKHDGDLGIFVKNVIHGGAASRDGRLRMNDQLLSVNGVSLRGQNNAEAMETLRRAMVNTPGKHPGTITLLVGRKILRSASSSDILDHSHSHSNSSGGSNSNGSGNNNNSSSNASDNSGATVIYLSPEKREQRCNGGGGGGSAGNEMNRWSNPVLDRLTGGICSSNSAQPSSQQSHQQQQQSHPSQQQQQQRRLPAAPVCSSAALRNESYYMATNDNWSPAQLHLMTAHGNTALLIEDDAEPMSPTLPARPHDGQHCNSSSTNPSQNLAVGNQGPPINTVPGTPSTSSNFDATYSSQLSLETNSGVEHFSRDALGRRSISEKHHAALDARETGTYQRNKKLREERERERRIQLTKSAVYGGSIESLTARIASANAQFSGYKHAKTASSIEQRETQQQLAAAEAEARDQLGDLGPSLGMKKSSSLESLQTMVQELQMSDEPRGHQALRAPRGRGREDSLRAAVVSEPDASKPRKTWLLEDGDHEGGFASQRNGPFQSSLNDGKHGCKSSRAKKPSILRGIGHMFRFGKNRKDGVVPVDNYAVNISPPTSVVSTATSPQLQQQQQQQLQQHQQQQQIPTAALAALERNGKPPAYQPPPPLPAPNGVGSNGIHQNDIFNHRYQHYANYEDLHQQHQQHQISGDDSTTSISETLSESTLECMRQQVIRQRIKVEAESRRHQHYHSQRSARSQDVSMHSTSSGSQPGSLAQPQAQSNGVRPMSSYYEYETVQQQRVGSIKHSHSSSATSSSSSPINVPHWKAAAMNGYSPASLNSSARSRGPFVTQVTIREQSSGGIPAHLLQQHQQQQLQQQQPTYQTVQKMSGPSQYGSAAGSQPHASKV